From one Microbacterium sp. 10M-3C3 genomic stretch:
- a CDS encoding sugar phosphate isomerase/epimerase family protein translates to MTTDVARPPIKWSYMDHWRAQGPAGPYDQWQSRVAMKRFLQQVAAVGFDAIDTFDFRIWQIFEQYGSVANYQEFVQEQGLERIVNTFHGVYYTPDRYAPEVPATHATILEDFQRTMDMWSGIQLDNIIVMPGSRYFDEAGVPDDGLKHAADIWGKVGELTQQYGVNLTCHHEFYAGIRTRDQIDRFYSYADPRYVKFFVDTAQHCIADVDPVGVYEAHHERVTGFHFKDTRYKDTNEDYRMFPDAEVSAKTTEKWFYEMGTDEGLVDFEAMVRSVRDHGYTGWISVEHDKADKLGGDYAESTAIARWYAKNVLDGIYNEGAAR, encoded by the coding sequence ATGACCACGGACGTCGCACGACCCCCCATCAAGTGGAGCTACATGGACCACTGGCGCGCACAGGGACCGGCCGGCCCCTACGACCAGTGGCAGTCGCGCGTGGCCATGAAGCGCTTCCTCCAGCAGGTGGCCGCGGTCGGCTTCGACGCGATCGACACGTTCGACTTCCGCATCTGGCAGATTTTCGAGCAGTACGGCTCGGTCGCGAACTACCAGGAGTTCGTGCAGGAGCAGGGCCTCGAGCGCATCGTGAACACGTTCCACGGCGTGTACTACACCCCCGACCGCTACGCCCCCGAGGTGCCGGCGACGCACGCGACGATCCTCGAGGACTTCCAGCGCACGATGGACATGTGGTCGGGCATCCAGCTTGACAACATCATCGTCATGCCGGGGTCGCGGTACTTCGACGAGGCGGGGGTGCCCGACGACGGCCTGAAGCACGCCGCCGACATCTGGGGGAAGGTGGGCGAGCTGACCCAGCAGTACGGCGTCAACCTCACGTGCCATCACGAGTTCTACGCCGGCATCCGCACGCGCGATCAGATCGATCGGTTCTACTCCTACGCCGATCCGCGCTACGTGAAGTTCTTCGTCGACACCGCGCAGCACTGCATCGCCGACGTCGACCCCGTCGGCGTGTACGAGGCGCACCACGAGCGGGTCACCGGGTTCCACTTCAAGGACACGCGGTATAAGGACACGAACGAGGACTACCGGATGTTCCCCGACGCCGAAGTGTCGGCCAAGACCACGGAGAAGTGGTTCTACGAGATGGGCACCGACGAGGGCCTCGTCGACTTCGAGGCGATGGTGCGCTCCGTGCGCGACCACGGCTACACGGGCTGGATCAGCGTCGAGCACGACAAGGCCGACAAGCTCGGCGGCGATTATGCGGAGAGCACCGCGATCGCCCGCTGGTACGCGAAGAACGTTCTCGACGGCATCTACAACGAAGGGGCGGCTCGATGA
- a CDS encoding restriction endonuclease subunit R yields the protein MTATLPAGWTLAASAFNVTPEVIRAARAAPELALSLIDRGVSDTIEIEPGQMWRGFPAPSPSETGDFRAALEKRAGRVSIVGGSIDEWTSGPRRRTEEERYAFLLPQLHAAAAVGAAGIRVPIGQPGAELVDRLLPVLDELDLILFEEVQGRQTPADAAHAAAYDDIIRRDHPRLRLLLDISMLMPALPETYLAELERGGVSADLVGRLRTDWADPATQGAVFAELGAGRVPPAVHTLFMDLVVRFGRSRVAEIADVLPWVGAVHLKFWDLDDADDRVSAPIRELAPALRASGFAGTLCSEWGGHEWLEEDPWDMTRRHLALAVDALADGLSTHPHPDEARAR from the coding sequence ATGACCGCGACCCTTCCCGCCGGCTGGACGCTCGCCGCGAGCGCGTTCAACGTCACGCCGGAGGTGATCCGGGCCGCGCGAGCGGCCCCCGAGCTGGCCCTCTCCCTCATCGACCGCGGCGTGAGCGACACGATCGAGATCGAGCCGGGCCAGATGTGGCGCGGCTTCCCCGCGCCGTCGCCCTCGGAGACGGGCGACTTCCGCGCCGCGCTCGAGAAGCGGGCAGGGCGCGTCAGCATCGTCGGCGGCAGCATCGACGAATGGACGTCGGGCCCGCGCCGTCGCACCGAGGAGGAGCGCTACGCGTTCCTCCTCCCCCAGCTGCACGCGGCCGCGGCGGTCGGCGCCGCAGGCATCCGCGTGCCGATCGGCCAGCCCGGCGCCGAGCTCGTCGATCGGCTGCTTCCCGTCCTCGACGAACTCGACCTGATCCTCTTCGAGGAGGTTCAGGGTCGGCAGACGCCGGCGGATGCGGCGCACGCGGCGGCGTACGACGACATCATCCGTCGCGATCACCCGCGGCTCCGCCTGCTGCTGGATATCAGCATGCTCATGCCGGCGCTTCCCGAGACCTATCTCGCCGAACTCGAGCGCGGCGGCGTCTCGGCGGACCTCGTCGGTCGACTGCGCACCGACTGGGCCGACCCGGCCACGCAGGGTGCCGTGTTCGCCGAGCTCGGCGCGGGGCGCGTGCCGCCGGCGGTGCACACGCTCTTCATGGATCTCGTGGTGCGCTTCGGGCGCTCCCGTGTCGCGGAGATCGCCGACGTCCTGCCGTGGGTGGGCGCGGTGCATCTGAAGTTCTGGGACCTCGACGACGCGGACGACCGCGTCTCGGCCCCGATCCGCGAGCTCGCTCCCGCGCTGCGGGCCTCCGGGTTCGCCGGCACGCTGTGCAGCGAGTGGGGCGGGCACGAGTGGCTCGAGGAAGACCCGTGGGATATGACGCGCCGTCACCTGGCGCTCGCGGTCGACGCCCTCGCAGACGGCCTCAGCACACATCCCCATCCCGACGAAGCGAGAGCACGATGA